In Pseudophryne corroboree isolate aPseCor3 chromosome 3, aPseCor3.hap2, whole genome shotgun sequence, a genomic segment contains:
- the PWWP2B gene encoding PWWP domain-containing protein 2B: MEEAGGGQELRVGSLVPVLVEQMVNDTLVVTLSCGERSYSGVLLDCSKRSGLFCVPPVLAPKNEDPSPNSSCNSIPEDASFSHPLSDTPLQDTGLPITSNTDQVPSLLPPPGTAPSYPPFFEDAPFPPPLWLRHSYNQWVPQPPPRTIKRTKRRMTRNRDPGRLIMSTIRLRPRQVLCEKCKNTLNSDELAKDKQNARSSRRLQVEDRERHKVESDPEERKLTRDRKEEHGPSRDLIHRSPVIKISYSTPQGKGEVVKIPSRIHGSIEPFCPHQTQGNGSRDQEMSRDIERCETPKRLTDRSTNSQVASIPKLKLTKPLHSNVVIPPPKIRLKPQISDGQSVSVYKSELIDQINVMQTSREPETDAFYMDNATGRSFQDVSLGSSGEDDDFKGFPHNNEGHNLNLLVNYRKRKADSSSASLCSNDSLEESKSSCLELNRMDFCDIMPGDDISVSSSKDEQKIVPPLTVRLHSKSVTNCITVEGKTVSVGDIVWGKVHGFPWWPARILSINVNQKENGDPSWQEATVSWFGSPTTSSLSVSKLSSFSEFFKLRFNRKKKGVYRKAIAEAAKATNQLTPEIRELLMQCET, encoded by the exons ATGGAGGAGGCCGGGGGCGGTCAGGAGCTGCGGGTCGGCTCGCTGGTGCCGGTCCTGGTGGAGCAGATGGTGAACGACACCCTGGTGGTGACCCTGAGCTGCGGGGAGAGGAGCTATAGCGGGGTTCTGCTGGACTGCAGCAAGAG GTCCGGGTTGTTCTGTGTGCCACCAGTTCTTGCTCCAAAAAACGAAGACCCTTCCCCCAACAGTTCCTGTAACAGTATTCCCGAAGATGCCAGTTTTTCACACCCGTTATCTGATACCCCTCTTCAAGACACTGGTCTCCCCATAACAAGTAACACTGATCAAGTTCCTTCGCTACTACCACCTCCTGGAACTGCACCTTCTTATCCTCCTTTCTTTGaagatgccccctttccccctcccTTATGGCTGAGGCACTCCTACAATCAGTGGGTGCCTCAACCTCCACCTCGTACTATTAAAAGGACAAAAAGGCGAATGACAAGGAACAGAGACCCTGGGCGGCTCATAATGAGCACGATAAGGCTACGGCCTAGACAAGTCCTTTGTGAGAAATGTAAAAACACATTAAATTCAGACGAACTTGCTAAAGACAAACAAAATGCTAGGAGCAGCAGGAGGCTCCAAGTTGAGGACAGAGAACGACATAAAGTGGAGTCTGACCCTGAAGAGCGAAAGTTGacgagggacaggaaggaggaacATGGTCCTTCCAGAGACTTGATACATAGGAGTCCTGTAATAAAGATCTCTTATAGTACGCCGCAGGGTAAAGGTGAAGTGGTGAAGATCCCTTCACGTATACATGGCTCCATCGAGCCTTTTTGTCCACATCAAACCCAAGGTAATGGAAGCAGGGACCAGGAGATGTCTAGGGACATTGAGCGGTGTGAAACCCCCAAGCGGTTAACAGACCGGTCTACAAATAGTCAGGTGGCTTCCATTCCAAAGTTAAAGCTAACTAaacctttgcattccaatgtagtTATTCCACCTCCAAAAATCAGACTAAAGCCCCAAATTAGTGATGGCCAAAGTGTTTCAGTCTATAAGTCTGAGCTAATAGATCAGATAAATGTCATGCAGACCAGCAGAGAGCCTGAGACTGACGCGTTTTACATGGACAATGCCACAGGTAGAAGTTTCCAAGACGTCTCTTTGGGAAGCTCTGGCGAGGACGATGACTTTAAAGGTTTTCCACACAACAATGAGGGACATAATTTAAACTTGCTTGTGAATTATCGGAAAAGGAAAGCCGATTCGTCTAGCGCGTCCTTGTGCAGCAACGAcagcttggaggaatccaagtcgtCTTGCTTGGAATTGAATAGGATGGATTTTTGTGACATTATGCCCGGCGATGACATCTCAGTGTCGTCTTCTAAAGATGAGCAGAAAATTGTCCCGCCGCTAACGGTTAGGTTGCATTCTAAAAGTGTAACAAACTGCATTACTGTAGAAGGAAAGACTGTTTCAGTGGGGGACATCGTATGGGGGAAGGTCCATGGCTTTCCTTGGTGGCCCGCACGTATTTTGAGTATTAATGTGAACCAAAAGGAGAATGGCGATCCTTCATGGCAGGAGGCAACCGTTTCATGGTTTGGGTCTCCAACGACCTCCAGCTTGTCGGTTTCAAAACTGTCTTCTTTTTCTGAGTTTTTCAAACTGAGGTTCAACCGGAAGAAGAAAGGCGTGTATCGGAAAGCTATTGCCGAAGCTGCCAAGGCAACTAATCAGCTGACTCCAGAAATTAGGGAACTGTTAATGCAGTGCGAAACGTAA